The following proteins are co-located in the Nomia melanderi isolate GNS246 chromosome 1, iyNomMela1, whole genome shotgun sequence genome:
- the EMC4 gene encoding ER membrane protein complex subunit 4: MMAVKQNTKRSKWALDFAHKNKQDRNVDIPAPPGYTPAVALFHAADSIRETDSNHLIMKKSWDLALGPLKQLPMNLFIMYMAGNSIAIFPIMMVGMLIIRPIKALFTLQQTFKVIEGTHAFAQKFVYFLGQLVNMALALYKCQWMGLLPTHASDWLAFVEPQARLEYSGGGFIYV, translated from the exons ATGATGGCagttaaacaaaatacaaaacgaTCAAAATGGGCTCTGGATTTCGCACACAA GAATAAACAGGACAGAAATGTAGATATTCCTGCTCCACCTGGTTATACACCAGCTGTTGCATTATTTCATGCTGCGGATTCTATAAGAGAAACAGATTCTAatcatttaataatgaaaaaatcatgGGATCTAGCTTTGGGACCTCTTAAGCAACTtccaatgaatttatttattatgtatatggCGGGTAATTCTATAGCAATATTTCCTATTATGATGGTTGGTATGTTAATCATTAGACCAATAAAGGCATTATTTACTCTTCAACAAA CATTTAAAGTCATTGAGGGAACTCATGCTTTTGCCCAGAAGTTTGTATATTTCTTGGGGCAACTAGTAAACATGGCACTAGCATTGTATAAATGTCAATGGATGGGATTACTTCCAACACATGCATCTGATTGGTTAGCATTCGTGGAACCACAAGCTCGACTAGAATATTCTGGTGGTGGATTTATATATGTATGA